GCGAGGAGGGAGCGGGGCGGCTCGATCATGGGCGAAACGGAGGTCGATGAGGGTGTGTGACAGCGAGATTCGAGAATACCAGAATTCCACTGCGCTCTGGCTACTCGCGGCTGTGGTAGCCTTGCGTCGAGAACCGCCCTTGGATGGTTTCCGCTCGAAATGGCGGAGATGTTGCCGTGGGAGCCGGCTTGCCGGCGATTGGCCGCCGGTCGCCGGCAAGCGACCAACTAGGCGTCCTTTGCGCCTTTACGGTTTCGATCATTCCTAGAAAGAGCAGCCAGCCGCCAGCGACCAGCTTTCAGCCGTTGTTTTGCACGCTTTTCGATGCCTGATGCCTTCACCCACCAGGTGAGCTCCGAGAATCTTCACGCGATGGCTAAGTGTTGGATTGTTAGGGCTGATGGCTGATGGCTGATGGCTGATGGCTGATGGCTGAGGGCTGAGGGCTGAGGGCTGAGGGCTGAGGGCTCTTTTTACGATCAATCGACCCGGCGGTGCGTGGTTCTTCGGTTGGTGGGACAACAGCTGTGGAGGTGGCCGCGTGAGCGTGCGGTATTTCGAGGGCAAGGGGCCGCGGGTCGCGCCGGGGGCTTGGATCGATTCGACGGCGGTCGTCATCGGTGACGTGACGGTGGGACCCGAGGCCTCGATCTGGCCGCTCGCGGTCGTGCGCGGTGACATCCACCGCATCGAGATCGGCGAGCGCACCAATATCCAGGATGGCTCGGTCCTGCACGTCTCCCACGACAGCCGCTTTCGGCCAGGCGGGGCGCCGACGATCCTCCACGAGTGCGTGACGGTCGGTCATCAGGTCGTGCTGCACGGCTGCGAGATCCGCGAGTTCTGTCTGATCGGCATCGGTG
This portion of the Thioflavicoccus mobilis 8321 genome encodes:
- a CDS encoding gamma carbonic anhydrase family protein; amino-acid sequence: MSVRYFEGKGPRVAPGAWIDSTAVVIGDVTVGPEASIWPLAVVRGDIHRIEIGERTNIQDGSVLHVSHDSRFRPGGAPTILHECVTVGHQVVLHGCEIREFCLIGIGARVLDGAVLGPRTLIGAGSLVPPGAVLEGGHLYLGTPARRVRPLTDREHEHLAYTAEYYVQLAARHRDASGSGTAKG